In Lacrimispora indolis DSM 755, a genomic segment contains:
- a CDS encoding ABC transporter substrate-binding protein, with the protein MKKRRVMSLLAAALMVCSISACGNQESASTKESQTEKSQTEEGKTEEGKTEAAGQADKGAGGTVRIMSANTGGKDEEEMKLFAEALSQATGLTVEIEKPASDYDKVLMQKLSGGETYDLIYVTASQYANLVDQGALMDITDRVKGSEILTGNVDPEEWEDITIDGKVYAGFNKKEIHRVVALNNTLLKKAGIDYKNIEPTMDGYYDVMKKLKDNNQAPDFYPFDSILSETWDLQPWMAAVGLKDGVVLDDSGKKYAPYAEDEAAPVWEWFKKLYDDGLMDPSSFVDKTKDMRAKMGASSQKTAVTADWTAWVGLHNANAKAAGISPEDYEIVSLPGLKTPDGSYMLVKGNASLFAVPANAKNPDGALKILEYFATQEGGNLLSTGILGHDYTGTEGKYELTETGAQHGNDHGAPFPIYKDFKPIFGFNPGVEEALSYSGYATIDMIIPNEADYKEIVGKWGIKIIKGEVSTADGLSGMRKELVDRKVTDR; encoded by the coding sequence ATGAAAAAAAGAAGAGTCATGTCACTGCTTGCTGCGGCCCTTATGGTGTGCTCCATAAGCGCCTGCGGAAATCAGGAAAGCGCCAGCACAAAGGAAAGTCAGACGGAAAAAAGCCAGACAGAAGAGGGTAAGACAGAAGAAGGCAAGACAGAGGCAGCCGGACAGGCGGATAAAGGAGCGGGGGGCACCGTAAGAATCATGTCAGCCAATACGGGAGGCAAGGATGAGGAAGAGATGAAGCTCTTTGCAGAGGCTCTTTCCCAGGCTACAGGCCTTACTGTGGAAATTGAAAAGCCTGCGTCAGATTATGATAAAGTTCTGATGCAGAAATTAAGCGGCGGCGAAACCTATGATTTGATCTATGTCACTGCAAGTCAGTATGCCAATCTGGTGGATCAGGGAGCCTTGATGGATATTACGGACCGGGTGAAAGGTTCGGAGATCCTTACGGGCAATGTGGATCCTGAGGAGTGGGAGGATATTACCATTGACGGAAAGGTCTACGCAGGCTTTAACAAAAAGGAGATCCATCGGGTAGTTGCCCTTAACAACACCCTTCTTAAAAAGGCCGGGATCGATTATAAGAATATCGAACCCACCATGGACGGATATTATGATGTGATGAAGAAGCTGAAGGACAATAACCAGGCCCCGGATTTTTACCCATTTGATTCCATTTTATCAGAGACCTGGGACTTACAGCCCTGGATGGCAGCAGTAGGCTTAAAGGATGGAGTGGTTCTGGACGACTCAGGAAAAAAATATGCGCCCTATGCAGAGGATGAAGCCGCGCCAGTATGGGAATGGTTTAAAAAGCTGTATGATGACGGTCTGATGGATCCTTCCTCCTTTGTTGATAAAACAAAGGATATGAGAGCCAAAATGGGAGCTTCCTCACAAAAGACAGCTGTGACAGCCGACTGGACGGCATGGGTAGGTTTACATAATGCAAATGCCAAGGCAGCGGGAATTTCTCCTGAGGATTATGAAATCGTTTCTCTTCCCGGCCTTAAGACTCCTGACGGAAGCTATATGCTGGTCAAAGGAAACGCCAGTTTGTTTGCAGTTCCGGCCAATGCAAAAAATCCTGACGGAGCCTTAAAGATTCTGGAGTATTTTGCCACACAGGAAGGAGGAAACCTTCTCTCAACCGGAATTTTAGGCCATGATTATACCGGTACAGAGGGCAAGTATGAATTAACGGAGACAGGCGCACAGCACGGCAATGACCACGGCGCTCCATTCCCGATTTATAAGGATTTCAAGCCGATTTTCGGATTCAATCCGGGAGTGGAGGAAGCATTAAGCTACAGCGGTTACGCAACCATTGACATGATCATCCCAAATGAAGCAGATTATAAGGAGATCGTAGGCAAATGGGGAATCAAGATCATCAAGGGAGAAGTTTCCACCGCTGATGGACTCAGCGGCATGAGAAAAGAGCTTGTTGACCGGAAGGTGACCGACCGGTAA
- a CDS encoding ABC transporter permease subunit has translation MKGQLKKKILRYKEIYLLLVPVLIYFLVFSYYPLVLGILKSFQKVKLLGGYELVGFRNYLEIFGDRQYRQAFVNSLAVGGGTFVLQFVWGLLIAVLLNEVRKKAPRSLFQTVTYIPYLLSWSVVGGLWISILSPAGMVNGIMRAVLGNSYSPLVFMAEGRYARTIMIFTGAWKGAGYFAALFLAAMIGIDSALYESARMDGATRIRQIRYITLPVIVPTMKVVAVLSVMGILRNFDQIFVMMNASISDKVKNLLVLIYEQGIIQFNVGTATAAATVVLIATLLITSAVRKVLKYDEIYS, from the coding sequence TTGAAAGGACAGCTTAAGAAAAAGATATTGAGGTATAAGGAGATCTATCTGCTGCTGGTACCCGTTCTCATTTACTTTCTTGTATTTTCCTACTATCCGCTGGTACTGGGAATCTTAAAAAGCTTTCAGAAGGTTAAGCTTCTGGGAGGTTATGAGCTGGTAGGATTTCGCAATTACTTGGAGATTTTCGGAGACAGGCAGTACAGGCAGGCCTTTGTCAACAGCCTTGCAGTGGGAGGAGGAACCTTTGTTTTACAGTTTGTCTGGGGACTTTTGATCGCTGTATTGCTGAATGAGGTCAGGAAAAAGGCACCAAGATCCCTGTTCCAGACAGTTACTTACATACCCTACCTTCTGTCCTGGTCTGTGGTGGGCGGTTTGTGGATCTCCATTTTATCACCTGCTGGCATGGTAAACGGCATTATGAGGGCTGTTTTGGGAAACAGTTATTCTCCCCTGGTATTTATGGCGGAGGGGCGTTATGCCAGAACTATCATGATTTTTACAGGTGCTTGGAAAGGGGCCGGCTATTTTGCGGCCCTATTCCTGGCCGCCATGATTGGGATCGATTCGGCTCTGTATGAATCCGCAAGAATGGATGGGGCCACAAGGATCAGACAGATCCGCTATATCACTCTGCCGGTCATCGTTCCCACCATGAAGGTGGTGGCGGTGCTGTCGGTAATGGGGATTCTGAGAAATTTTGACCAGATTTTTGTTATGATGAATGCCTCCATCAGTGATAAGGTGAAAAACCTTCTGGTTCTGATCTATGAACAGGGCATTATCCAGTTTAATGTGGGAACTGCTACAGCGGCTGCTACCGTGGTTTTGATCGCTACTCTGCTGATCACCTCGGCAGTCAGAAAAGTGCTGAAATATGATGAAATTTATTCCTGA
- a CDS encoding carbohydrate ABC transporter permease, with amino-acid sequence MKDNLGKNGLTGFWRALFLFLTAVIFLTMFLPMWNVFVVSTSTALDSSQSGIKLWWSKFSVEGFFYVFRVAKMGRPFLNSLFITTTGTVIQVLLSALAGYVLIQKSLPFKNFISSFIMLTMMVPGDLTLISVYQLNKQLSLLNTYQGLVLNGLVSGFSIMMMRNYFETVPYSLAESARMDGAGELKIFGSIYMPISLPGFATVFFMEYVARWNSIMLPATLITDEKKYTLPLMLKQMIMSVDSTSGTAATPDNAIMAAIVISTIPLLIIYVFAQKFLMEGINMGAVKG; translated from the coding sequence ATGAAAGATAATCTAGGTAAAAACGGTTTGACGGGTTTCTGGAGAGCGCTTTTTTTGTTTTTGACAGCGGTCATTTTTCTTACCATGTTTCTTCCCATGTGGAATGTATTTGTGGTGTCAACCTCAACGGCTCTTGACTCCTCGCAAAGCGGGATCAAGCTGTGGTGGTCAAAATTCAGTGTGGAAGGCTTTTTTTATGTATTCCGGGTGGCCAAAATGGGAAGGCCGTTTCTCAATTCCCTTTTTATAACCACCACAGGCACGGTGATCCAGGTCCTTTTATCAGCTCTTGCAGGCTATGTTCTGATACAAAAGAGCCTTCCTTTTAAAAATTTTATTTCTTCGTTCATCATGCTCACCATGATGGTGCCCGGAGACTTGACCCTGATATCTGTTTACCAGTTAAATAAGCAGCTGTCATTGTTAAATACTTATCAGGGACTTGTTTTAAACGGGCTGGTGTCAGGCTTCAGCATCATGATGATGAGGAATTACTTTGAAACGGTCCCTTATTCCCTTGCAGAGTCAGCCAGAATGGATGGGGCAGGGGAATTGAAGATTTTCGGAAGCATATACATGCCTATATCCCTGCCGGGATTTGCAACCGTGTTTTTTATGGAATATGTAGCCAGATGGAATTCCATCATGCTCCCGGCAACCCTGATCACTGATGAGAAAAAGTATACCCTTCCTCTGATGCTGAAACAGATGATCATGTCCGTAGATTCTACCTCCGGAACGGCTGCAACTCCGGATAATGCCATTATGGCGGCAATCGTGATTTCCACCATACCGCTGCTGATCATTTATGTTTTTGCCCAGAAATTCCTGATGGAAGGGATCAACATGGGAGCCGTTAAGGGCTGA
- a CDS encoding CehA/McbA family metallohydrolase has translation MKEKTITFQRVAAKEEEGLYIKIPFSVPDMVASMEVSYEYGRKENIIDFGLLNEKGELIGWSGSNRNRVVISDHRSTDGFASVPVKQGEWSILLGAYKVEEQGAAITYKVTYQWKDLRLLKGDTHLHSCGSDGNMTPEELALAAEREELDFLFVTDHNNYAHNDHLRSTEQVTMIPGVEWTHYKGHMGMLGRKRPFKSFISNSLEKTVEILEEARGNGAFTVINHPFCPWCGWKWGMEEIPFDGVEVWNGGLEPESNQKCLNWWDERLKEGKRIPITGGSDFHKYEPGRMPASPCTCVYALSNSAEDILEGLKKGHSFLTLSPEGPMMDTWAGESLIGDEIPKGTEIRFTFRNLIKGDTLFLVSQDNREEILCESDHLSIERIPGEPGYLRAEIRRNLFKGRLNIPVLLSNPYYITGEKNDKE, from the coding sequence ATGAAGGAAAAAACAATTACATTTCAAAGGGTTGCTGCAAAAGAGGAAGAAGGGCTGTATATAAAAATCCCCTTTTCCGTACCGGATATGGTTGCTTCCATGGAGGTATCATACGAATACGGCCGGAAGGAAAACATCATAGATTTCGGCCTGTTAAATGAAAAGGGAGAATTGATCGGCTGGTCCGGCTCCAACCGAAACCGGGTCGTCATCTCTGATCACAGGAGCACAGATGGGTTTGCATCGGTTCCTGTAAAACAGGGAGAGTGGAGCATACTTCTGGGAGCCTATAAGGTAGAGGAACAGGGGGCGGCAATTACATATAAGGTCACTTACCAATGGAAAGACCTCCGTCTGCTTAAAGGAGATACTCACTTACATTCCTGCGGCTCCGATGGAAACATGACTCCTGAGGAACTGGCCCTTGCTGCTGAAAGAGAAGAGCTGGATTTTCTGTTTGTTACGGATCATAATAACTATGCACATAATGATCATCTGCGCTCTACAGAACAGGTGACCATGATACCGGGGGTGGAATGGACCCATTATAAAGGCCATATGGGAATGCTGGGAAGGAAACGCCCGTTTAAAAGTTTTATTTCAAATTCTTTGGAAAAAACAGTGGAAATCCTGGAGGAAGCAAGGGGAAACGGAGCCTTTACGGTAATAAACCACCCCTTCTGCCCATGGTGCGGCTGGAAATGGGGAATGGAGGAAATTCCGTTTGACGGGGTGGAAGTATGGAATGGAGGCCTGGAACCGGAAAGCAACCAGAAATGCTTAAACTGGTGGGATGAAAGGCTGAAGGAAGGAAAAAGGATCCCAATAACAGGAGGCAGTGATTTCCATAAATATGAGCCGGGAAGGATGCCTGCCTCTCCCTGTACCTGTGTGTACGCGCTGTCAAATTCCGCTGAGGACATATTGGAAGGACTTAAAAAGGGACATTCCTTTCTTACCTTATCACCGGAAGGCCCCATGATGGATACCTGGGCAGGAGAGAGTCTTATTGGGGATGAGATCCCTAAAGGGACTGAAATAAGGTTTACCTTCCGGAATTTAATAAAGGGCGATACCCTTTTCCTGGTTTCCCAGGACAACAGAGAGGAGATCCTCTGTGAATCAGACCATCTTTCTATTGAAAGAATCCCAGGAGAGCCGGGATATCTTCGGGCGGAGATCAGGCGGAACCTTTTTAAAGGACGCCTTAATATTCCGGTGCTCCTTTCTAATCCTTACTATATAACAGGTGAAAAAAATGACAAAGAATGA
- a CDS encoding DUF5054 domain-containing protein translates to MTKNESMTNTTIKNVHVVFMTHFDMGFTDLADRVLSNYIHDFIPEAIGLAMDLNRDGRKRFVWTLGAFLIDRYLKKAGKAEAQRLKDAVERGDICWHGMAFTTHAELMDTDLMDFNLTYSDMLDRQFGKKTIAAKLTDVPGHTKAMVPAMACHGKQYLHIGVNPSSMNPMVPKSFVWQSAGSEILVQYSSVYGSACYVNGMEDVLEFVFLGDNLGIPTREEVLMQLEALEEKYPGARVEASTLDAYAQKLWERKEELPVIKEEIGDTWIHGIASDPVKVRGLRRLMGLKDQWKKQGKFAPEKPEFQGFMENLLMVCEHTWGLDYKKHLFDFENWKKEDFKRARKENHVTEAMFTERNAALLHAIYMERGVDHLESTYERYESSYEEQREYLNEAVRLLPEELKEEAGQALIWNPMPGEKIWEEGEAVHPFEIISIQNWKAAFDGSGTVIYLEKDGKVWIQSGCFGRFSYETYGALDTVSEFYEYNHAFKENMTWSEADFSKPGLETVEGLSNRNYPFGVRDMRKSGSLVRIRLAGNPGAVKEYGCPEGAWITYTFGTELLCDLSWENKEANKMPEALWFDANIDVENPCLWKMKIMDQEISPLEVVKGGNRRQHCAEKLVYDGADGTIEIWNPDSPLVSAGGRRLYGGCLELPDMNKGFSFCLFNNKWGTNFSMWCQDDCCFRYILSFHNK, encoded by the coding sequence ATGACAAAGAATGAATCAATGACTAATACAACAATTAAGAATGTCCACGTGGTTTTTATGACACATTTTGATATGGGATTTACGGATCTGGCGGACCGTGTCCTTTCCAATTATATTCACGATTTTATTCCTGAAGCCATTGGGCTTGCCATGGACTTAAACCGGGATGGAAGGAAACGGTTTGTCTGGACCCTGGGGGCATTTTTAATTGACAGGTACTTAAAAAAGGCCGGAAAGGCGGAGGCACAGAGGCTGAAGGATGCCGTGGAAAGAGGAGACATCTGCTGGCATGGAATGGCTTTTACCACTCACGCGGAACTGATGGATACTGATCTGATGGATTTTAACTTAACATATTCAGACATGCTGGACCGGCAGTTTGGGAAAAAGACCATTGCCGCAAAGCTGACCGACGTACCGGGCCATACGAAGGCCATGGTACCGGCCATGGCCTGCCATGGAAAACAGTATTTACATATCGGAGTAAACCCCTCATCCATGAATCCGATGGTTCCTAAAAGCTTTGTGTGGCAGTCAGCAGGCAGTGAAATCCTTGTTCAGTATTCCTCTGTTTATGGCTCTGCCTGTTATGTGAATGGAATGGAGGATGTTCTGGAGTTTGTTTTTCTGGGGGACAATCTGGGCATTCCCACCAGGGAAGAAGTTTTAATGCAATTGGAGGCGTTGGAAGAGAAGTATCCCGGCGCCAGGGTGGAGGCCTCCACATTAGATGCCTATGCCCAAAAGCTTTGGGAAAGAAAAGAAGAGCTTCCGGTGATAAAGGAGGAAATCGGGGATACCTGGATTCACGGCATAGCCTCGGATCCGGTCAAAGTCAGGGGACTCAGACGGCTTATGGGCCTTAAGGATCAGTGGAAAAAACAAGGGAAATTTGCTCCTGAAAAGCCGGAGTTTCAAGGTTTTATGGAAAACCTGCTGATGGTATGCGAGCATACCTGGGGGCTTGATTATAAAAAACATTTGTTTGATTTTGAAAACTGGAAAAAGGAAGACTTTAAGAGAGCAAGAAAAGAAAACCATGTGACAGAGGCCATGTTTACAGAAAGAAATGCAGCCCTTTTACATGCCATATACATGGAAAGGGGGGTGGATCATTTAGAAAGCACCTATGAACGGTATGAAAGCTCCTATGAGGAACAGAGGGAGTACTTAAATGAAGCAGTCCGTCTGCTTCCGGAGGAGCTTAAAGAGGAAGCAGGGCAGGCGCTTATATGGAATCCCATGCCAGGGGAGAAGATATGGGAAGAGGGGGAGGCGGTCCATCCCTTTGAGATCATTTCCATACAGAACTGGAAAGCGGCATTTGACGGAAGCGGCACTGTGATTTATCTGGAAAAGGACGGAAAGGTCTGGATCCAGTCAGGCTGCTTTGGCCGCTTTTCTTATGAAACCTATGGGGCCTTGGATACGGTATCGGAATTTTATGAGTACAACCACGCATTTAAGGAAAATATGACCTGGTCGGAAGCAGATTTTTCCAAACCCGGACTGGAAACCGTGGAGGGACTTTCCAACAGGAATTATCCCTTTGGGGTGCGGGATATGAGAAAATCCGGTTCCCTGGTGAGGATCCGCCTGGCAGGAAATCCGGGAGCAGTGAAAGAATATGGCTGCCCGGAAGGAGCATGGATCACCTACACCTTTGGAACTGAGCTTTTATGTGATCTTTCATGGGAAAATAAGGAGGCAAATAAAATGCCCGAAGCTCTTTGGTTTGATGCCAATATTGATGTGGAAAACCCATGCCTTTGGAAAATGAAGATCATGGATCAGGAAATCTCTCCTCTGGAAGTGGTAAAGGGAGGAAACCGCAGGCAGCATTGTGCGGAAAAACTGGTCTATGACGGGGCGGATGGAACCATAGAAATATGGAATCCCGATTCTCCCCTGGTGAGTGCGGGAGGCAGGAGGCTGTATGGCGGCTGTCTGGAACTTCCTGATATGAACAAGGGTTTTTCCTTCTGTCTGTTTAACAATAAATGGGGAACAAATTTTTCCATGTGGTGCCAGGATGATTGTTGCTTCCGGTATATCCTTAGCTTTCATAATAAGTAA
- a CDS encoding CapA family protein, with the protein MKKNNGLMKILIFFPLLLFVLLVGWIGVSEWKEKQGEKMPAAEAVSSESLTQSEPEPSQETGVLTLENTQSQEEASPTQEEGSQKPAAQLLFAGDILLSSHVTTAYDNAGSINGVLDEGYQGEISGADIFMANQEFPFSDRGSAAPDKQFTFRLTPSRVSMMNEIGVDIVTLANNHSLDYGTDALVDTCTALDGAGIKYVGAGPDMNRARQLETMEVNGKTIGFLGASRVYPDANWVANSKKPGMVSGYDPTILLEEVNKAKESCDYVVVYVHWGVERDEKPQEYQRVLGKKIIDAGADLVIGSHPHVLQGIEYYNGKPICYSLGNFIFGSSIPKTALLRANVDFDQGTTTLSLVPGTSKAGYTRMLNQEDDIQGFYQYFQGISFGVSVDENGVVHNNGN; encoded by the coding sequence ATGAAGAAAAACAATGGGCTGATGAAAATTCTGATTTTCTTTCCCCTATTGCTGTTTGTTTTACTTGTTGGGTGGATTGGAGTAAGTGAATGGAAGGAAAAACAGGGGGAAAAGATGCCTGCAGCAGAAGCTGTTTCCAGTGAAAGCCTTACCCAGTCAGAGCCTGAACCATCACAGGAAACAGGAGTACTGACCCTGGAGAACACCCAGTCTCAGGAGGAGGCCTCTCCAACCCAGGAAGAAGGATCACAAAAACCAGCCGCTCAACTGCTTTTTGCAGGGGATATATTACTATCCAGTCATGTGACCACTGCATATGATAATGCAGGAAGCATAAATGGAGTATTGGATGAGGGATATCAAGGCGAAATCAGCGGTGCGGATATTTTTATGGCCAACCAGGAATTTCCTTTCAGCGACAGGGGCTCTGCTGCGCCGGACAAGCAGTTTACATTTCGCCTGACCCCTTCCAGGGTTTCCATGATGAATGAGATCGGAGTTGACATCGTGACCCTGGCGAATAATCATTCCCTTGATTATGGGACCGATGCCCTCGTGGACACCTGTACGGCCCTGGATGGAGCCGGTATTAAGTATGTGGGAGCAGGCCCTGATATGAACCGGGCCAGACAGCTTGAAACCATGGAGGTAAACGGAAAAACCATAGGTTTTCTGGGGGCATCAAGGGTTTATCCCGATGCCAATTGGGTGGCGAACAGCAAAAAGCCAGGCATGGTAAGCGGCTATGACCCGACCATTCTTTTAGAAGAAGTAAATAAGGCAAAGGAAAGCTGCGATTATGTGGTGGTATACGTTCACTGGGGAGTGGAGCGGGATGAGAAACCTCAGGAATACCAAAGGGTCCTGGGGAAGAAGATCATTGATGCGGGGGCAGACTTAGTGATCGGAAGCCATCCTCATGTTCTTCAGGGAATTGAATACTACAATGGCAAGCCTATTTGTTACAGCCTTGGCAATTTCATTTTTGGAAGCAGCATCCCGAAAACAGCTCTTTTACGGGCTAACGTGGATTTTGATCAGGGAACCACCACATTGTCACTGGTTCCGGGAACCTCAAAAGCAGGATATACCAGAATGCTGAACCAGGAAGATGATATCCAGGGATTTTACCAGTATTTCCAGGGCATATCCTTTGGGGTGTCTGTGGATGAAAACGGTGTGGTTCACAATAACGGCAATTAA
- a CDS encoding TIGR01212 family radical SAM protein (This family includes YhcC from E. coli K-12, an uncharacterized radical SAM protein.) → MFWNDKPYHSLDFELKKQYGQKVYKLALDGGMTCPNRDGTLGTRGCIFCSSGGSGDFAESLASHFSVSRQIESARQRIAGKIKPESARFIAYFQSYTNTYAPLPYLEELFTQAIFHPDIAVLSIATRPDCLPPPVLHLLKKLNQIKPVWVELGLQTIHESTADYIRRGYALPAFLKAYQDLKEAGLTVIAHVILGLPGETREMAMETVDYLGHLGEQGIDGIKLQLLHVLKGTDLAEEYEKGLVPVCTLEEYVDLVIDCIALLPPQVVIHRISGDGPKKLLLAPLWSGNKKLVLGTLAKRLKERGICQGDRYLV, encoded by the coding sequence ATGTTTTGGAACGACAAACCTTACCATTCTCTGGATTTTGAATTAAAAAAGCAGTATGGCCAAAAGGTCTATAAACTGGCTCTTGACGGAGGCATGACCTGTCCTAACCGGGATGGAACATTGGGAACCAGGGGCTGTATCTTCTGCAGCAGCGGCGGGTCCGGAGACTTTGCCGAATCCCTGGCATCCCACTTTTCTGTAAGCCGCCAGATCGAGTCCGCCCGTCAAAGAATCGCTGGAAAAATAAAGCCGGAATCCGCCCGCTTCATCGCCTATTTTCAATCCTATACCAACACCTACGCTCCTCTGCCCTATCTGGAAGAGCTGTTCACCCAGGCCATCTTCCATCCGGATATAGCGGTCCTTTCCATTGCCACCCGCCCTGACTGCCTTCCTCCTCCTGTTCTTCATCTGTTAAAAAAACTAAACCAAATAAAGCCTGTGTGGGTGGAGCTGGGACTTCAAACCATCCACGAATCCACAGCAGATTATATCAGAAGGGGATATGCCCTTCCTGCTTTTCTCAAGGCTTACCAGGATTTAAAGGAAGCCGGGTTAACGGTCATCGCTCATGTAATTTTAGGCCTTCCAGGTGAAACCAGGGAAATGGCCATGGAAACCGTGGATTATCTGGGCCATCTGGGGGAACAAGGGATCGACGGGATCAAGCTTCAGCTTCTTCATGTGTTAAAAGGGACCGATCTGGCCGAAGAATACGAAAAGGGGCTGGTTCCTGTCTGCACTTTGGAAGAATACGTGGATCTGGTGATCGACTGCATCGCCCTGCTCCCGCCTCAGGTTGTCATTCACCGGATCAGCGGAGACGGGCCGAAAAAGCTGCTCCTCGCGCCTTTATGGAGCGGCAATAAAAAGCTGGTTCTGGGCACTCTGGCGAAGCGGCTGAAAGAACGAGGCATCTGCCAGGGCGACAGATACCTCGTGTAA
- a CDS encoding galactokinase, which yields MKVSDTIQMLESKESEKLMTALYGEDAVRENIERYQSLVRNFQKKFPEDDVMLFSAPGRTEISGNHTDHNHGKVLAGSINLDCVGAAAKNNSSKVNIISETYNQSFVIDLDDLAPSDKKAGTIDLVKGLLKGFLEAGYEIGGFNACITSNVISAAGVSSSASFEMLLCSILNTFFNNSAMDTVAYAHIGRFSENVYWDKASGLLDQMACAVGGLITIDFKDPASPVVERIDFDFGSQNHSLIIVNTGKGHADLSADYSSVPAEMKKVAEFFGKEVCAEITEKDVIDNLQEIRDFAGDRSVLRALHFFEENKRVEAEVAALKENRFEDFLKNITESGNSSWKWLQNCFTNTSFQEQGITVALALTELFLAEKKTGACRIHGGGFAGVIMTLLPNELVEEYVSYIEKAMGEGNAYRMSIRPYGAICFNEVMKQ from the coding sequence ATGAAAGTAAGCGATACAATTCAGATGCTTGAGTCTAAAGAGTCAGAAAAGCTTATGACCGCTTTATATGGAGAAGATGCGGTCAGGGAGAACATTGAACGTTATCAGAGCCTTGTGAGGAACTTCCAGAAGAAATTTCCGGAGGATGATGTGATGCTGTTTTCCGCACCGGGGCGTACGGAGATCAGCGGAAACCATACGGATCATAACCATGGAAAGGTCCTGGCCGGAAGCATTAATTTAGACTGTGTGGGTGCAGCTGCGAAAAACAACAGCAGTAAAGTAAATATTATCAGTGAGACCTATAACCAGAGTTTTGTAATCGACTTAGATGATTTGGCTCCAAGCGATAAGAAGGCAGGAACCATTGATCTGGTAAAAGGGCTATTAAAAGGCTTTTTGGAAGCCGGATATGAAATCGGCGGTTTTAATGCCTGCATTACCAGCAATGTCATCAGCGCGGCAGGCGTCAGCTCCTCCGCTTCTTTTGAAATGCTGCTTTGCTCTATTTTAAATACATTTTTCAACAACAGCGCCATGGATACCGTGGCTTATGCCCATATTGGCAGGTTCTCTGAAAACGTATACTGGGACAAGGCTTCCGGTCTTTTGGACCAGATGGCATGTGCTGTGGGCGGACTGATCACCATTGATTTTAAGGATCCGGCTTCTCCTGTTGTGGAAAGAATTGATTTTGATTTCGGTTCCCAAAACCACAGCCTTATCATTGTCAACACTGGAAAGGGTCATGCAGATTTAAGTGCAGATTATTCCTCTGTCCCGGCGGAAATGAAAAAGGTTGCTGAATTCTTTGGAAAAGAGGTTTGTGCCGAGATCACGGAAAAGGATGTGATTGACAACCTACAGGAAATCAGGGATTTTGCCGGTGACCGTTCCGTACTTCGCGCCCTTCATTTCTTTGAAGAGAATAAGCGTGTGGAGGCAGAGGTGGCTGCTTTAAAGGAAAACCGGTTTGAGGATTTTTTGAAAAATATCACGGAATCCGGTAATTCTTCCTGGAAATGGCTTCAAAACTGCTTTACCAATACCAGCTTCCAGGAGCAGGGAATTACCGTTGCCCTGGCCCTTACGGAGCTTTTCCTGGCAGAAAAGAAGACAGGTGCATGCAGGATACATGGAGGCGGATTTGCCGGTGTTATCATGACCTTGCTGCCCAATGAGCTGGTGGAAGAATATGTTTCCTACATTGAGAAAGCTATGGGAGAGGGCAATGCTTACCGGATGAGCATCAGGCCTTACGGAGCCATCTGTTTCAACGAGGTAATGAAACAATAA
- a CDS encoding AAA family ATPase, whose product MKEKKNLVITIGRQYGSGGRIVGKALAEELGIHFYDEEILTITSEQSAVGEVFFRLADEKAGSNLLYKIVSGLKPQLGKPSTDADIVKPENLFRFQSQVIKELASEESCIIAGRCADYILGREKEAFPGLVKIFVYADTETLIRRTMEVDKVDEKEATKRVKRINRERKEYYRYYTGGSWEDWNNYDLIINTSCIDLEQTAKLIKDYIKLRGIEL is encoded by the coding sequence ATGAAAGAAAAGAAAAATCTGGTCATCACCATAGGAAGGCAATACGGCAGCGGCGGCCGAATCGTGGGAAAAGCCCTTGCAGAAGAGCTGGGAATCCATTTTTATGATGAAGAGATTCTGACCATAACATCAGAACAAAGCGCGGTAGGAGAGGTATTTTTCCGCCTGGCGGATGAAAAGGCAGGAAGCAATCTGCTTTACAAGATCGTAAGCGGTTTAAAACCTCAGCTTGGAAAACCCTCTACGGATGCGGATATCGTGAAGCCGGAGAATTTATTCCGGTTCCAGTCCCAGGTCATTAAGGAGCTTGCATCAGAGGAGTCCTGCATCATTGCCGGACGGTGCGCAGATTACATCTTGGGCCGTGAGAAAGAAGCGTTCCCAGGCCTGGTAAAAATTTTTGTTTATGCAGATACGGAAACCCTTATCAGACGCACCATGGAAGTGGATAAGGTTGATGAGAAGGAAGCCACAAAGCGCGTAAAAAGGATTAACCGGGAACGGAAGGAGTACTACCGCTATTATACCGGCGGCAGCTGGGAGGATTGGAACAATTATGATCTGATCATCAATACCAGCTGCATTGATTTGGAACAGACGGCGAAGCTGATCAAGGATTATATTAAGCTTAGAGGGATTGAGCTTTAA